The following DNA comes from Candidatus Methylomirabilis lanthanidiphila.
GGGCACCACCAGTTTTTTGATCGGATTCGCCCCCATGGCCCGCATCGCATCGATCTGCTCTGTGACCCTCATCGACCCCAGCTCGGCAGTGATCCCTGAACCAACCCGACCCCCTACCAGCAGAGCTGTGAGAACCGGCCCCAGCTCGCGGACCATTGAGAGTGAGACGATGATCCCCACATACGCCTTTGCCCCGAATCGGCTCAGGCCGTACGCGGTCTGGAGCGCCAGGACGAGGCCGGTAAAAACCGCGGCCACGCCGGCGATCGAGATAGACTTTACCCCGATATGATCGACTTGCCGGATGAGCTCACGGAGGTTGAAGGGAGGCGTGAAAGCGCAGGAGACCGTTTCATACGTAAGCTGCGAGAGTCCACCCAGCAATTCGAGCAATCGAATCGACTGGCCTCCGACGGCTACAGCTATGTTCCGCACCGCATGTCCCTATCGCCGTTCTTTACCTCGACTCGGAACCTTGTTCAGTCAAGGCCCAGCCTTGGACAAACCGCTCAAACTCTTGCAGCCGGTTCTGAAAGGCTTCCGGCGAGGCTACGTACACCAAGTCGTAGACACACTCGCTGCCCCTGGTGACGTAACTGCTGACCATTACGTCGGCCTCTTGAAGTCGACCTGTGAGCACCGTGTGGACCGCCT
Coding sequences within:
- a CDS encoding transporter is translated as MRNIAVAVGGQSIRLLELLGGLSQLTYETVSCAFTPPFNLRELIRQVDHIGVKSISIAGVAAVFTGLVLALQTAYGLSRFGAKAYVGIIVSLSMVRELGPVLTALLVGGRVGSGITAELGSMRVTEQIDAMRAMGANPIKKLVVPRVLSAMLVLPLLTVMADILGILGGMVISRYEFQVDYQLYYNTVTRNLTVADIVSGLGKTVVFGFIIAIVGCYRGLETVGGTEGLGRATTATVVTSAIAVIISDFFLTKFFWWLEGW